From Desulfurellaceae bacterium:
CAATCGGTGGAACCGTCAGCCTGGAGGCCGACCGCTTTGATCCCGCGCTTGTCCAGCACCTCGCAGACACAGGCTACAAGATCGACCGGCGCGAGCCCTACGCCTTTTATCTGGGGGCAATTCACGCCGTGCTCAAGTGCCAGACCCAGAAAGGCTTTCAGGGCGTGGCCGAGATCCGCCGCGATGGCAGCGCAGGAGGGCTGTAGTGACACCTTTTCCAGTCGTGCTGTCTATTCCGCACGGCGGCACTGCGGTGCCGGTCGAGCTGCAGGGACGGGTCAGCCTCGACCGCCACGGGATTCATGACGACAGCGATCCCTTCGTGCGCGAAATGTATGACCTCGGCGGGCGGGTCGCCGAGGTCATCTCAACCGACATTGCCCGGGCTTTCGTCGATCTCAACCGGGCGCCCGACGACCTGCCGCCGGCGAATCCGGATGGGCTGGTCAAAACCCTGACCTGTGTCGGACAGCCGATTTATACGCCGGGCAAAGAACTCGATGCGCGGCTGATCGCGCGGCTGATCGACACCTACTACACGCCCTACCATGCCCGACTCGAACGGGCCGTGTCCAAACCCGGCCTGGCGCTGGGCATTGACTGCCACTCCATGCTGCCGGTCGGACCGCCTATCGGGCCTGATACCGGCCAGCCGCGGCCCATGATTTGTGTCGGCAATGTGCGGGGCCGGGCATGTCCCATGGGGTTGGCGGAACGTTTTGCCGCCTGCCTGTGCTCGGCCTTTTGTCTGGAGCCTCACCAGGTCAGCCTCAACCAGCCCTTTGGCGGGGGGTATATTACCCGGACCTACGGGGGGAACCCTGTGCCGTGGCTCCAGGTCGAGATGAACCGCGCCCTGTATCTCGACCCCCCCTGGTTTGAGCGCCGGACGCTCAGCATGGACCCGGCGCGGCTCCAAGAGCTGAACGCACAGTTTGCCACGGCCGTGGCGGATTTTTTTGCATGAGTTTGACCTCAGCCCGATGGGGTGGGAAGCCGCCCCGGGCGGAGGGGTGCTCGTCTGTTGATTGCACTGCAATCATCGAGTAGGCTGAACGCCGACAGACACAGGCATGGCTATGGCAAGCATCACGATCCGCAATCTCGACAACGACGTGAAGACCCGGCTGCGCATCCGGGCCGCAGCGCATGGCCGGTCGATGGAAGAGGAGGCACGCCTGATCCTGCGCGAGGCCGTCGAGCGGCAAGCCGGCCCCACAAACCTCGCCCGCGCCATTCGCGCCCGCTTTGCGCCCTTCGGCGGGGTAGAACTGGAACTCCCATCGCGCCAGCCCCTGCGCGAGCCGCCCCGGTTCGAGTGAGGCCGCGCCGATGATCGTGCTGGATACCAATGTGGTGTCTGAGCTGATGCGCCCGTCACCCGCTCCGGCCGTTGAGCAGTGGGTGGCCACCCGTCCGGCGGCCAGCCTGTTTTTCTCGGCCGTGGGCGAGGCGGAGCTGCGCTACGGCGTGGCGATCCTGGCTGCCGGCCGGCGTCGCGCCGCCCTCGCCTCGGCCATTGAGGCGATGCTGCGGGAA
This genomic window contains:
- a CDS encoding N-formylglutamate amidohydrolase, coding for MTPFPVVLSIPHGGTAVPVELQGRVSLDRHGIHDDSDPFVREMYDLGGRVAEVISTDIARAFVDLNRAPDDLPPANPDGLVKTLTCVGQPIYTPGKELDARLIARLIDTYYTPYHARLERAVSKPGLALGIDCHSMLPVGPPIGPDTGQPRPMICVGNVRGRACPMGLAERFAACLCSAFCLEPHQVSLNQPFGGGYITRTYGGNPVPWLQVEMNRALYLDPPWFERRTLSMDPARLQELNAQFATAVADFFA